The DNA window GCACCATCGATGTGGGCGGGCTGCTGACGATCAGCCAGGCCAGTACCGCACCGAGCACCGCGCCGATGATCGCCGTGCTTGCCGACAGCAGCACGCTGGATCCCAGTGCCGTCAGCGCAGTCGACGAGAACAGCGCACCGATGCGACGAAGCGAAAACGCGCCATCTACGAGGAACGCGTTGACGATCACCGTCACCGTCGGGATGACCAGGAAGACCGTGACGACAGCGAGGAACGGCAGCAGCGGCAGAGCTTCTGTCAGTCGTTTGGATCGAAGGGTTGCGCCAGGCACGTCAGCCGATCGCTTTGGCCCAGTTGTCGGCGAGATAGGCGGTGGCTCTGTCGGTCTGGTCCGGACTCGGCACCGTGACCGGACCGTCGATGACCGGAATCGCTGCCGCGACCGCCTCGTCGAGGGTGCCTGAGGCCATCATGTTGTCCGCGCGTACCGGGCGCACGCCGCCGGCCGCGTACAGGTTCTGCCCCTCGTCGCTGAACAGGAACTCCTGCCACAGTCGCGCGGCAGCGGGATGCGGCGCATCCTTGTTGATCGCCTGGTAGTAGTAGCCCGCGACGGCATGCTCGGGCGGAACCACCACCTGCCATGACGGCAGCTTCTTGGTCTCGACCGAGTTCAGGTAGTTCCAGTCGATGACCACCGGCGTCTGACCGGACTCGATGGTGGCCGGAGTCGGGTCGACGGGCACGAAGTTGCCCGCCTCGTTCAGCTTGCGGAAGAACTCCACACCCGGTGCGATGTCGTCGGCGGACCCGCCCTGAGAAAGCGCGACCATCAATACCCCGGAGAACGCCGCACCGGCCTGGGTCGGATCGCCGTTGAGCGCTACCTTGCCGTTGTACTCGGGCTTGAGCAGATCGTTGACCGAGGTGACGGGCGGCACCTTGGCAGAGTCGAAGCCGATCGACATGTAACCGCCGTAGTCGTTGACCCAGGCGCCGTCGGCGTTCTTGTACGCCGAGGGGATGTCGTCCCACACGGACACCTGGTAGGGGGCGAACATCGAGGTGTTGGCCAAGGCCACCGATTGACCGAGGTCGAAGACGTCGGGCGCGGTGCTCCTGCCCCGGCGCTGGTTGGCGGCGTTGATCTCGTCCTGGCTCGCGGCGTCGGGCTGGTCCGAGTTCACCTTGAGGCCGTACTTGTCCTCGAACGCCTTGATGATGGCGGCGTAGTTGGCCCAATCGGGCGGCAGCGCAATGACGTTGAGCTCACCCTCCTTCTTGGCCGCCTCGACGAGGCCGTCCATGCCGCCGAAGTCCTCGGCTGACGTGGCCTCACGGGCATTCACGCCGGACTCGGTCTGATCTTCCGCGCTGTCCTTCTGTGGCGGTGCGCAGCCGATCAGACCGGTGACTAAAAGGACCGATGCGGCCGCGGCCGCCATGAGGTGTGAGGACTTCATTGCCGAACCTTCCGATGGCAGGGAGGCGGCGCAGTGGCGCGAAGGTAACGGCACGGCGACGCGGCATTGAACGAATGCCCACGCGGCGATCGACCCTACCGAACCGGCGCCGTTCGGGGTACCTGTTCGCGCGACTTCGGTTGTCGCACATATGCGCAGCTAACGGGGATAACATCGGTATGTGGCTGAACGCGAAGCCTCGGGGGACTTCGATTACTTGATCGGCGACCTGACCGAAGCATCTCCGGAATCCGACGGGTCGGGCGACGACGATGCGCTGGCAGAGCCGGTACCGGCCGACACCGGGGCGTTCAACGCGTTTGACGCCAACACCTGGTACTTCGAACCTGACCCGCCGCCCTGGTACCGCCGCAAGCAGGCGCTGACCGTCTTGATCGTCAGCGGGGCTGCCGCGGCGGCACTCGTGATCGCCGCGGTTATGTTGATCGTCGGGTGACGCCGACCGGCCACAACCGAATCAGGCGGGAGACTGTCGCCTCCCGCCTGATGCACGTCGGTGATCAGCGATTATTCCCGTGATGCCGATGGTGATGCCACGCGTTGCCATAACCCCCGTAGCCGTAGCCGTAGTACGGGTACTGAAACTGGCCGGCCTGTAGCGCGGTCAGGCCCGGCGTGGCGGTTATCTGTGCGTTGCCTGGCCTCTGCACGATCGTCGCGCCACCGGTGTCGGTGACCGTGTCCGTGCCCGTGGGCGCCGCAGCCGCGACCGGGGCGAGCCCGATAGCTCCCGCAGCCGCAGCCATGGCGAGCGTCGCAATGAATCGAGTCTTCATTGCATCCTCCTAGTTTCCCGAAACTGGACATTCAGTTTCAGTAGCTAGAACACTCTGGTCCGCACGGATCAGTCCGGCCGCAGAAGTCTCCTACGTCACAACCGGGATCGCGGCCCACAGCGTGTCGATTGCCCCGAATGCCTGACTCAGGCTTTCGGCTGCAAGGGGTTTGAGCTCTGCCATGGCGGGATTGACGTCGGCCATCGTCAGCTCGGCGGTGATGAAGCGGGGCGAGAGACCCGTCATCGACACGGCGTGGGGCAACCACGACTGCGCGTGGTCCCAACCCTCGCGCGGCGTGCCGGGGCCGTAGCCGCCACCGCGGCTTTCCAGAACGATGAACTCGGCGTGTCCTAGTAGGCCCTTCCCCGTTTCGGCGTCGAACGAAAGCCCAGGCGCCACGATGTGGTCCACCCACGCCTTGACGGTGCTCGGCGGGCCGAAGTTGTACAGCGGAAGACCGAGCACGATCGTGTCGGCACGCTTGATCTCGTCGACCAGTTCGACGGTCAGCGCCAGCGACGTCTGCTGGGCGGGGCTGAGTGCGTCGGCAGGCAGCAGCCGGGCCATTCCAGTCGCGCTGTCGAGGTGCGGGATCGGATGAGATGCCAGGTCGCGATACGCGACGGTTCCGCCGGGGTGGGTGCCGCGCCACCTCTCGACGGCACGGGCGGTGAGGCGCCGGCTCACAGACTGATCTCCCTGGACCGAGGAATCGATGTAGAGCAGCTGGTTCATCAGTTCATCCTTCATAGATCGTTTATGTACCACTAACTATCTATAACAGATGGATCATTGGTGTATTCCCGTAGCCTGGAGGTGTGCCCGAACTTTCCGCGCCGCTGCTCGTCCACCTGGCGCGACGCCTGCAGACCGAGGCCGAAGTGGAATTGATCGCGTTCGGTCTGCGCGCGCGGCACGTCATCGCCTTGACTCTGCTGCGCGACCTCGGTGAGCAGAACCAGTCCGATCTGTCCGCGATGCTCGGTGTCGATGCGACGAATGTGGTGGCGCTGCTCAACGAACTCGAGGCCGCCGACCTCATCGAGCGCAGGCGCTCCACCGAAGACCGGCGCAGGCACACCGTGACGCTCACACCCGAGGGCAACGACAAGCTCGGTGAGATCGAGAAGGTGCTGTCGGTCGTCGAACAGCATGTCCTCGCCCCACTGAGTGACGCCGAGCGGCACGACCTTTACACGCTTCTTGCGCGGGCCACCGCGGGCCAATCGTGCGCCGAGGTGCTTCCAACCGTGCAGTCGTGCGTCACGCCGTCGGAATAGGCTGCATCCGTGGCCGAAACCGAACCCGCGGCCTTGTTCGCACGATCGCCGGTCGCCATGCTCGCCACCGTCGGGCCGGATGGCGCGCCACACCTGGTGCCCGTGGTTTTCGCGGTCCACAACGACGGCGATCAGTCCGTGGTGTACACCGCGGTCGACGCCAAACGTAAGTCAACGCAACGGCTGCGACGGTTGACCAACATCGAGGCCAACCCTCGAGTGAGCATGCTCGTCGACCACTACGACGAAGATTGGACCCAGCTGTGGTGGGTGCGGGCCGACGGCCTGGCTGAGGTCCACCACAGCGGCGATGAGATGGCTACGGGCTATGCACTGCTGCGCCGCAAATATGTTCAGTACCAACGACTTGCGCTGGACGGGCCCGTCGTGACCGTCACCGTCGGGCGGTGGGCGTCGTGGCAGGCGTGATGCGCGTGCTCTGACTCAGGCTTCGCCAGTTGTGCCATTCCCTTGTGCTCGGTGCCGGTTGTGGAGAAGTGTGGTTCACAGATCCGATGGGGAGCACCGTCGCTTCCCGGAAGGGAAGACCATGGCTGACAAGACAACTTCCCAGGCGTCAGGCGCCCCCGCCGCGGACAGTCCGGCCGCCATCCGCAATGTGGTGCTGGTGGGCCCATCGGGTGGCGGCAAGACGACACTCGTCGAGGCGCTTCTGGTCGCCGCCGGAGTAATCAACAGACCAGGATCGGTCGTCGACGGGACCACGGTTTGCGATTGCGACGAGGCGGAGATCACCCAACAGCGATCGGTCGGTCTCGCGCTGGCCTCGCTGGAGCACGAGGGGGTCAAGGTCAACCTGATCGATACGCCGGGCTACGCCGACTTCGTTGGGGAACTGCGGGCCGGTCTACGCGCCGCCGACTGCGCGCTGTTCGTGATCGCGGCCAACGAGGAGATCGACCAGCCGACGAAGTCGCTGTGGCTGGAATGTAGCCAGGTCGGCATGCCGCGTGCGGTTCTCGTCACGAAACTCGATCACGCACGCGCGAACTACGACAACGCGCTCGACGCCGCGCAGCGGGCGTTCGGCGACAAGGTGTTGCCGCTGTACCTCCCCGCGGACTCACCATGCACCGGCCTCATCGGTCTGCTCTCGCAGACCCATTTCGAATATGCCAACGGCAAGCGTTCCACCTCCCATGCACCCGACGCCTCGTACGGCGACGCGATCACCGAGATGCGCGGCGGCCTGATCGAGGGAATCATCGAGGAGTCCGAGGACGAGACCCTGATGGAGCGCTACCTCGGCGGTGAAGACATCGACCAGTCGGTGTTGATCGACGATCTGGAGAAGGCCGTCGCTCGCGGCTCGTTCTTCCCGGTGATCCCCGTGTGCAGCACCACCGGGGTCGGCACCCTCGAACTGCTGGAGGTCATCGCCAGCGGATTCCCTCCGCCTCCCGAACATCAGCTACCGGAGGTGTTCACCCCGCAGGGCAAGCCCCGCAAAAGCCTCCCGTGCGATCCGTCGGGACCGCTTCTCGCGGAGGTCGTCAAGACCACCTCGGACCCCTATGTGGGCCGCGTCAGCCTGGTGCGGGTGTTCTCCGGAACCATTTCCCCTGACGCGACGGTGCATGTGTCCGGCCACTTCTCGTCGTTCTACGGCGCCAACGGCTCCACCGCCGGCCACGCCGACCCCCGTTGGACGGCCGGCCACGCCGACTCCCGTTGGACGGCCGGCCACGCCGACTCCCGTTGGACGGCCGGCCACGCCGACCATGACGAGGACGAGCGCATCGGTACCCTCTCCTTCCCCCTCGGCAAGCAACAGCGGCCGGCGCCGTCGGTGGTGGCCGGCGACATCTGTGCCATCGGACGGCTGTCCCGCGCCGAGACCGGCGACACCCTTTCGGCGAAGTCCGACCCGATGGTGCTCAAGCCGTGGACCATGCCTGAACCGCTGCTGCCGATGGCCGTGCAGCCACACGCCAAGACCGACGAGGACAAACTCGCGGTCGGGCTGCAGCGCCTGGCGGCCGAGGATCCGACGCTGCGCATCGAGCAGAATCCCGAAACACATCAGATCGTGTTGTGGACCATGGGCGAAGCCCACTCCGGCGTGATACTGGACGCCCTGTCCCGCCGGTACGGCGTCGCCGTCGATGCCGTCGAGCTCCGGGTGCCCCTGCGAGAAACTCTGGGGGGCAAGGCCAAAGGGCACGGGCGGCATGTCAAACAATCCGGTGGCCATGGTCAATTCGCGGTGTGCGACATCGAGGTGGAGCCGATGCCCGAAGGGTCGGGTTTCGAGTTCGTCGACAAGGTCGTCGGCGGTTCCGTTCCGCGCCAGTTCATTCCGAGCGTCGAGAAGGGTGTGCGCGCGCAGATGGAGAAGGGCCTACTCAACGGGTCGGGCGCCGGCTATCCGGTCGTCGACATCCGGGTGACGCTGTTCGACGGCAAGGCGCACAGCGTCGACTCATCCGACTTCGCATTCCAGATGGCAGGTGCATTGGCACTGCGCGAGGCGGCCTCGGCGACCAAGGTGAACCTGCTCGAACCCGTCGACGTGGTGTCGGTCGTGGTGCCCGACGATTTCGTCGGGGCCGTGATGAGCGACCTCGCCGGCCGACGCGGCCGCGTGGTCGGCACCGACAAGGTCGGCGAGGACCGCACCGTCGTAAAGGCCGAGATACCCGAGGTCGAGCTGACCCGGTACGCGATCGACCTACGTTCCCTCGCTCACGGCGCCGGATCCTTCACGCGGTCGTTCGCGCGGTATGAGCCGATGCCCGAGCAGGCCGCAGCGAAGGTACGCACTTCCACATAGTTCACTGCCGCGCCACGTAGTAGTGCAGGGTGAAGTACACCTCGCGCACCAGCATCGGGAGCTGCGTGCCGAGGGTGCGGTAGCGGGTGGTTCGCGTCGGCGACGGGTGCGCGTCAAGCCCTAGGTCCCTGGCCATCCGCATGGCGCGGCGCATGTGCAGCGGATCGCTGACGATCAACATTCGGTCGACGTCATGTTCGGTGAGCAGCGGCTGGGCGAAGACGAAATTCTGTCTGGTGGTGCGCGATTGCGTCTCGATGAGCAGACGGTCCTCCGGAATCCCAGCGGCGATCAGCCAGGCGCGCCCGGCCTCGGATTCGGCGAGCGTGTCGTCCTGCCCGACGCCGCCCGTCAGGACGATCCACTCGACCTGACCAGACGTGAACAGCTCGGCCGCGTGCCGCAGTCGCTCCTCCAACACCGGGGACGGCGCATCGCCGTCGACGGCCGCGCCAAGGACGATGGCTGCATCCGCAGACATTGAGTCGGATTGCTCGCTGAATGTGGTGATATCGATGGCAAGGCTGATGACGCCTGCCAGAAACAGTGCGGGAGCGATTGCGATTCGTCGCAGCCTCCCGACGAGTCGTCTGCGTCGGGACAATCCGACGAACCGCACCACGTCACGGTACTGCGCACGGCCCCCGAGCCCCGTGCTTTAGGCGTTATGGGGGTTAACCGGTAGTCGGTGTGTCGGCTTTCGGCACCTGTGATGGATGCCAGCCGTGCAGACACCGCCTGCGCTACGCGGAAAAGTCCCCGACGTGCCTGAAAACGATGCGCTGCTCACCGCCCGCTTCGAGCGGGACGCTATTCCACTGATACACGAGTTCTACCGCCACGCACTGAAGCTGACCCGCGATCCCGCGGATGCCGAGGACCTACTGCAGGAGACGGCCGCGAAGGCGTTCGCCGGTTTCCACGGGTTCCGCGACGGCACCAATCTGGGTGGCTGGCTGTACCGGATATTGGTCAACAGCCACATCAGCTCGTACCGAAAAGAGCAACGCCGTCCGACCCAGTGGCTGACCGACGAGTTCACCGACGGTCAGTTGGTGGCCGAGGCCCGGCACTCCTCCGGCGGGCTGAGATCGGCTGAGGACGAAGTACTCGACCTCATCGGCGATGACCACATCCAGACGGCGATGCGCCAGCTACCCGAGAAGCTGCGTACCGCGCTGTACTACGCCGACGTCGTAGGCCTTCGGATCAGCGAGATCGCCGAAATCACCGGCGCACCGGCTGGAACCGTGATGACGCGCATACACCGTGCGCGGCTGCGGCTGCGGGGCCTGCTGGCCGACGTCGCCCGGGCGCGGGGCTACGCGCTGGATGACGCCGCGTGAGACGACCTTGGTGCTCGGTGTCGTCGCACTGCTCGCGGTGTGGCAGTTCATATTCGACGGTGCCGCCCACTAGCGAGGCGGGTCGCCCATAACTGCAGCCTTGGCGTCGTGCAGAGATGCATGGAGCGACAGGATCTGGTTCAGCCCCGTCAGTTCGATCGGCCGGCTGGTCGCCGGCCCATCCGCGACCACCGCGAACCCCGCCGTCCCGCTGACCTTCTCGTGGGTGGCCACCAACGCCTGCAGCCCCGCAGACGCGAGGAAGTCGACCGCCGACATGTCGACGATCAACGCCGTGGGCCGCTGAGTCAGCGCGTCGGCGATGGCGCCCTCGAAGGCGGGGATCGTTGCCAGATCTATCTCGCCGCTGACTACCAGCACAGCGACGCCGTCGTCATAACTGACCGAGGTGGTGATCGGATCCTTGGCGGGCACGGCCGTCCTTAAGTCAGCGCCGCAACTGGTCACGACGGTGCGGTGAGCATAACCCGGTTGCCGCCGACCGACAGATCCTCACTTCGATACCGCGGCCCCAGACTCGCAGGCTAGGGTCGAAACAGCTCGAAACCGTATGAAAGCCAGGAGGGTGCAATGTCCGATTCGACTGACGTGGCCGGCGTCAGCGTCATCGCACCGGCCGCCGGCATCTCCACCGAAGGCTTGTTACCGCAACTGGTCGAGCATCTGCGGCAGAATCGCACCGCGCTGCGCGAGGAGTGGGCGCGCAGGATCACCGAAGCAGAGCTACTGACCGCGATGTCGCCCGAGGAGATCTTCTCGGAGGCGACCACGGTGTACGACAGCTACGTCGAGGTGCTCGAGACGGGCAGCGTGGAAGCGCTGCAGGACTACGCACGCGATCTCTCCGAGCGCATCATCCCGCGCGGTGTGGAGACCAACGAGGTGGTCGGCATCGTGCTGCTGCTGCGTGACGTCCTGGCCCGCTCGCTATTCGAGAAATACCAAACCGACTTCACGCTGCTGAACCGGGTGCTCGACGCCTACGAACCCGCCGCCAACCGCATCGCCAATACCGTGGCCGTCGGCTTCGTGCAGGAACGCGAGCGCATCATCCGCCAACAGCAGGAAGCCATCCGCGAGCTGTCCACCCCCGTGCTTCAGGTGCGTGAGCAGCTGCTGATCCTGCCGATCATCGGCGTCCTCGACAGTCAACGCGCGCGCCAGGTCACCGAACAGCTGCTGCGGGCCATCCGGGCCAACCGCGCGAAGGTCGTCGTCATCGACATCACCGGTGTGCCCACAATCGACTCCACCGTCGCCAACCACCTCGTGCAGACGGTCGACGCCTCCGGGCTGAT is part of the Mycolicibacterium tusciae JS617 genome and encodes:
- a CDS encoding FMN-dependent NADH-azoreductase, whose product is MKDELMNQLLYIDSSVQGDQSVSRRLTARAVERWRGTHPGGTVAYRDLASHPIPHLDSATGMARLLPADALSPAQQTSLALTVELVDEIKRADTIVLGLPLYNFGPPSTVKAWVDHIVAPGLSFDAETGKGLLGHAEFIVLESRGGGYGPGTPREGWDHAQSWLPHAVSMTGLSPRFITAELTMADVNPAMAELKPLAAESLSQAFGAIDTLWAAIPVVT
- a CDS encoding elongation factor G-like protein EF-G2, giving the protein MADKTTSQASGAPAADSPAAIRNVVLVGPSGGGKTTLVEALLVAAGVINRPGSVVDGTTVCDCDEAEITQQRSVGLALASLEHEGVKVNLIDTPGYADFVGELRAGLRAADCALFVIAANEEIDQPTKSLWLECSQVGMPRAVLVTKLDHARANYDNALDAAQRAFGDKVLPLYLPADSPCTGLIGLLSQTHFEYANGKRSTSHAPDASYGDAITEMRGGLIEGIIEESEDETLMERYLGGEDIDQSVLIDDLEKAVARGSFFPVIPVCSTTGVGTLELLEVIASGFPPPPEHQLPEVFTPQGKPRKSLPCDPSGPLLAEVVKTTSDPYVGRVSLVRVFSGTISPDATVHVSGHFSSFYGANGSTAGHADPRWTAGHADSRWTAGHADSRWTAGHADHDEDERIGTLSFPLGKQQRPAPSVVAGDICAIGRLSRAETGDTLSAKSDPMVLKPWTMPEPLLPMAVQPHAKTDEDKLAVGLQRLAAEDPTLRIEQNPETHQIVLWTMGEAHSGVILDALSRRYGVAVDAVELRVPLRETLGGKAKGHGRHVKQSGGHGQFAVCDIEVEPMPEGSGFEFVDKVVGGSVPRQFIPSVEKGVRAQMEKGLLNGSGAGYPVVDIRVTLFDGKAHSVDSSDFAFQMAGALALREAASATKVNLLEPVDVVSVVVPDDFVGAVMSDLAGRRGRVVGTDKVGEDRTVVKAEIPEVELTRYAIDLRSLAHGAGSFTRSFARYEPMPEQAAAKVRTST
- a CDS encoding YdcF family protein, which translates into the protein MRFVGLSRRRRLVGRLRRIAIAPALFLAGVISLAIDITTFSEQSDSMSADAAIVLGAAVDGDAPSPVLEERLRHAAELFTSGQVEWIVLTGGVGQDDTLAESEAGRAWLIAAGIPEDRLLIETQSRTTRQNFVFAQPLLTEHDVDRMLIVSDPLHMRRAMRMARDLGLDAHPSPTRTTRYRTLGTQLPMLVREVYFTLHYYVARQ
- a CDS encoding TIGR03668 family PPOX class F420-dependent oxidoreductase, translating into MAETEPAALFARSPVAMLATVGPDGAPHLVPVVFAVHNDGDQSVVYTAVDAKRKSTQRLRRLTNIEANPRVSMLVDHYDEDWTQLWWVRADGLAEVHHSGDEMATGYALLRRKYVQYQRLALDGPVVTVTVGRWASWQA
- a CDS encoding MarR family winged helix-turn-helix transcriptional regulator; its protein translation is MPELSAPLLVHLARRLQTEAEVELIAFGLRARHVIALTLLRDLGEQNQSDLSAMLGVDATNVVALLNELEAADLIERRRSTEDRRRHTVTLTPEGNDKLGEIEKVLSVVEQHVLAPLSDAERHDLYTLLARATAGQSCAEVLPTVQSCVTPSE
- a CDS encoding STAS domain-containing protein, which gives rise to MPAKDPITTSVSYDDGVAVLVVSGEIDLATIPAFEGAIADALTQRPTALIVDMSAVDFLASAGLQALVATHEKVSGTAGFAVVADGPATSRPIELTGLNQILSLHASLHDAKAAVMGDPPR
- a CDS encoding sigma-70 family RNA polymerase sigma factor, coding for MPAVQTPPALRGKVPDVPENDALLTARFERDAIPLIHEFYRHALKLTRDPADAEDLLQETAAKAFAGFHGFRDGTNLGGWLYRILVNSHISSYRKEQRRPTQWLTDEFTDGQLVAEARHSSGGLRSAEDEVLDLIGDDHIQTAMRQLPEKLRTALYYADVVGLRISEIAEITGAPAGTVMTRIHRARLRLRGLLADVARARGYALDDAA
- a CDS encoding STAS domain-containing protein, whose protein sequence is MSDSTDVAGVSVIAPAAGISTEGLLPQLVEHLRQNRTALREEWARRITEAELLTAMSPEEIFSEATTVYDSYVEVLETGSVEALQDYARDLSERIIPRGVETNEVVGIVLLLRDVLARSLFEKYQTDFTLLNRVLDAYEPAANRIANTVAVGFVQERERIIRQQQEAIRELSTPVLQVREQLLILPIIGVLDSQRARQVTEQLLRAIRANRAKVVVIDITGVPTIDSTVANHLVQTVDASGLMGASVIITGLSSEIALTLVTIGLDLSKMNAVGDLQGGIEEAERLLGYEVSRTGEQTG
- a CDS encoding ABC transporter substrate-binding protein, whose translation is MKSSHLMAAAAASVLLVTGLIGCAPPQKDSAEDQTESGVNAREATSAEDFGGMDGLVEAAKKEGELNVIALPPDWANYAAIIKAFEDKYGLKVNSDQPDAASQDEINAANQRRGRSTAPDVFDLGQSVALANTSMFAPYQVSVWDDIPSAYKNADGAWVNDYGGYMSIGFDSAKVPPVTSVNDLLKPEYNGKVALNGDPTQAGAAFSGVLMVALSQGGSADDIAPGVEFFRKLNEAGNFVPVDPTPATIESGQTPVVIDWNYLNSVETKKLPSWQVVVPPEHAVAGYYYQAINKDAPHPAAARLWQEFLFSDEGQNLYAAGGVRPVRADNMMASGTLDEAVAAAIPVIDGPVTVPSPDQTDRATAYLADNWAKAIG